Proteins encoded by one window of Arachis ipaensis cultivar K30076 chromosome B04, Araip1.1, whole genome shotgun sequence:
- the LOC107637915 gene encoding uncharacterized protein LOC107637915 — protein MSSSSVKSYSSALDPLNKAWKTPLLFPTVKPISSLISLFLKAGLALSTVFFFSLLLRLSISHYGQPYNSTTTFNHMLHTQRTQHEPTNVGHIVFGIGGSAATWHTRRHYTELWWRPGVTRGFVWLDQNPSDTDPWPETSPPYKISDNTSSFKYTCPYGTRSAIRMARIVKESFELGLENVRWFVMGDDDTVFFPDNLATVLSKYDHNQMYYIGGNSESVEQDLVHFYTMAYGGGGIAISYPLAEELVTILDGCIDRYAHLFGSDQKIQSCISEIGVEITKEPGFHQVDIRGNPYGLLAAHPVAPLVSLHHLDYVDPIFPNMNRSDSIQKLVTAYKADPGRTLQKSFCYDPLRNWSVSVSWGYSVELYPSLVTTKVLEMAFGTFKTWSSWRSGPFTLNTRPVINDPCEMPLVYSLDSVGNAGFRETRSRYRKNLLRECQREEYKEALGVQHIDVLASRFTPEMWIKAPRRQCCEVMNDGGSRTKESFQVMIRECHRFESVTPP, from the exons ATGTCGTCTTCCTCAGTAAAATCATATTCATCGGCTCTAGACCCTCTCAACAAGGCATGGAAAACTCCACTCCTCTTCCCCACCGTGAAACCCATCAGCTCCCTAATCTCTCTCTTTCTCAAAGCTGGTCTTGCTCTTTCAAcagtcttcttcttctcccttctcctCCGCCTCTCCATTTCCCATTACGGCCAACCCTACAACAGCACCACAACCTTCAACCACATGCTCCATACTCAACGAACACAACATGAGCCGACCAACGTCGGCCACATCGTGTTTGGCATTGGCGGCTCAGCCGCCACGTGGCACACTCGGCGCCACTACACCGAGCTCTGGTGGCGTCCAGGAGTTACCAGAGGCTTTGTCTGGCTAGACCAAAATCCGTCAGATACTGACCCGTGGCCAGAGACCTCGCCTCCCTACAAGATCTCTGACAACACGTCATCCTTTAAGTACACGTGCCCATACGGAACGCGGTCTGCGATTCGCATGGCAAGGATAGTGAAGGAGAGCTTCGAGCTGGGTTTGGAGAATGTGAGGTGGTTTGTGATGGGTGATGACGACACGGTTTTCTTCCCCGACAACCTCGCAACGGTTTTATCCAAGTACGATCACAATCAAATGTACTACATTGGTGGGAACTCTGAGAGCGTGGAGCAGGATTTGGTACATTTTTATACCATGGCTTATGGTGGCGGCGGCATCGCCATTAGCTACCCTTTGGCGGAGGAGCTTGTGACGATCTTGGATGGGTGCATTGATCGGTATGCGCATCTTTTTGGGTCTGATCAAAAGATTCAGAGTTGCATCAGCGAGATAGGGGTGGAGATTACCAAAGAACCTGGTTTTCATCAG GTTGATATTCGTGGGAACCCATATGGGTTATTGGCAGCACACCCAGTGGCACCATTGGTGTCACTCCACCACCTTGACTACGTAGATCCAATATTCCCAAACATGAACAGATCCGATTCCATTCAAAAGCTTGTGACAGCATACAAAGCGGATCCAGGCCGGACTCTCCAAAAGAGCTTCTGTTACGACCCACTTCGAAACTGGTCAGTCTCGGTTTCATGGGGATACAGCGTGGAACTTTATCCTTCTTTGGTTACTACCAAGGTTTTGGAAATGGCGTTTGGGACGTTCAAAACTTGGAGTAGTTGGAGAAGTGGGCCTTTTACATTAAATACCCGACCCGTTATCAACGACCCGTGTGAGATGCCCTTGGTGTACTCTTTGGATAGCGTTGGAAACGCCGGTTTCCGAGAGACCCGGTCAAGGTACAGGAAAAACTTGCTAAGAGAGTGTCAGCGCGAGGAGTACAAGGAGGCTCTGGGTGTTCAACACATTGACGTTTTGGCCTCACGGTTTACACCAGAGATGTGGATAAAG GCACCACGTAGACAATGTTGCGAGGTAATGAATGATGGAGGTAGCAGAACGAAAGAGTCATTCCAGGTCATGATTAGGGAATGCCATCGATTTGAGAGTGTGACTCCTCCATAA
- the LOC110271126 gene encoding uncharacterized protein LOC110271126 — protein MPPPPARSSKVRNPPPHLLDYHCFSTILHQHEPKTFREASSNPNWQQAMQEELQALEKSHTWDLVDPPCDQEVVGSRWVYKIKTRSDGSIDRYKARLVAQGCTQEYGIDYEETFAPVARLTSVRALLAIAAVKKWSLSQMDVKNAFLNGDLKKKVYMKPPPGYPCPSNKVCLLRKALYG, from the coding sequence atgcctcctcctcccgctcgttcttctaaggtaaggaatccacctcctcatcttcttgattaccattgcttttctactattcttcatcaacatgaacctaagacattcagagaagcctcctcaaacccaaattggcaacaagcaatgcaagaagaattacaggcacttgaaaaatCACACACCTGGGATCTGGTTGATCCTCCTTGtgatcaggaagttgtgggcagtagatgggtatacaagatcaagactcgctctgatggctctattgaccgttataaggcccgcttggttgctcaaggttgtacgcaagagtatggtattgattatgaagagacttttgccccTGTCGCTCGTCTTACGTCTGttagagctcttcttgccattgcggcagttaaaaaatggtctctcagtcagatggatgtgaagaatgcatttcttaatggggatttgaaaaagaaagtctatatgaagccacctccgggatatccttgtccttctaataaggtttgtctccttcgcaaggcactttatgga